A portion of the Hyphomicrobiaceae bacterium genome contains these proteins:
- a CDS encoding DUF3489 domain-containing protein, which produces MTRRSKPKSQTTPPSKTAASARSTSVEPTSKTHRVIGLLQNKRGATISELAAATGWQAHSVRGFLSATVRKKLGLELRSEKRAGEARRYHVEG; this is translated from the coding sequence ATGACGCGACGTAGTAAGCCGAAATCACAAACCACCCCTCCCTCAAAGACGGCGGCTTCCGCCCGCTCAACATCGGTAGAACCGACATCCAAAACTCATAGAGTCATCGGGCTGCTGCAAAACAAGCGTGGCGCGACGATTTCCGAGTTGGCGGCTGCAACCGGTTGGCAGGCGCATAGCGTTCGCGGCTTCCTTTCGGCAACAGTGCGCAAGAAACTCGGACTTGAACTGCGTTCCGAAAAGCGGGCTGGTGAGGCGCGGCGCTACCATGTCGAAGGATGA